In Lotus japonicus ecotype B-129 chromosome 5, LjGifu_v1.2, one genomic interval encodes:
- the LOC130720296 gene encoding receptor-like protein EIX2 produces the protein MGRYVSGAAACVVLLFLAEIAQVCFFLCANSSSVVVPPCIGRERQALLEFKASFQSYPSFSRLSSWKETTNCCEWEGIGCDNITGHVVKLDLRNPCFLSPPYCYFELQEEHRVYAPNVNPSLLQLEYLAYLDLSGNHFNSSPIPSFIGSMQRLRYLSLRYSSFGGRIPNSLRNLKNLHLLDLSENHFDASNITWLSQLHSLKHLDLSYIDLGNTRDLFQVLNMLPSLLNLSLSGCGLEDSLIPLGANFQNLTSLVHLYLSDNELHGPLLDAFRNLSSIEYLYLSYNGIHGPIPDGVFQSMPSLEYLGLAGNELSGPIPSWFRNFEKLTFLDLSYNGLHGPIPDGVFQSMPSLEYLDLADNELSGPIPDGALQNMSSLVSLHLSRNRLSGPIPEAFRTMTSIKSLYLNDNNITSIPSWFVELKTLLYLGLSSNEFTTTKCSLSSILSNMCHLKGLYFSGNKFREESIAKYQLSGCNKYDLEVLHLSNNEISGRLPTWLGQLVNLEYLDLSSNFFSGPIPLSLGKLSKLRYLDMSKNKLDGGVLPDNIGQLVNLTNLDISSNNFVGVIPQTLGKLVNLQGLDLSNNSFHGLVPQSLNQLVYLNLANNQISGSLPKNIGYTMPSLWNLLLGNNHLNGSIPISLCETVFYNLDLSKNNLSGEIPNCGKNHRQAWEEINLSSNKLSGVIPTSLCQTNPARLVLSKNNLSGEIPNCWKNDEQWVEIDLSSNKLSGGFPSSFGNLSPLEWLHLDNNMLKGELPVSLRNLKNLLILDLGENQFSGSIPPWTTNTFPSLQILRLRQNMLSGSIPSQLCQLTSLQILDLSRNKLEGSIPRCIGNLQGMTSKKSLDDFSVVDSAGAPVEWSPEAVKEVIKGAEREYIKILKLLVNMDLSENNLVGSIPNGITRLTGLHGLNLSNNHLKGEIPEMIGEMKSIESLDLSNNHLSGTIPNSMSALTSLSHLNLSHNNLSGPIPKGNQLLTLDDPSIYAENPYLCGSPLPKCPGDISHQAPNSKNDEDEDDKKDKVEKLWFYFVIAVGFATGFWGVIGTLLFKKNWRHAYFRWVEDVADKIYVAVVIKVAKPMMRNHTHG, from the exons ATGGGAAGATACGTGAGTGGTGCTGCTGCATGTGTAGTCCTTCTCTTCCTGGCTGAAATTGCACAAGTGTGTTTCTTCTTGTGTGCAAATTCAAGCAGTGTCGTTGTCCCTCCTTGCATAGGACGAGAGAGGCAAGCTCTTCTTGAGTTCAAAGCTTCCTTTCAAAGTTATCCATCATTCAGCAGACTTTCCTCATGGAAAGAAACTACTAATTGTTGCGAATGGGAAGGCATAGGCTGTGACAATATCACCGGACATGTTGTCAAGCTTGATCTCAGGAATCCTTGCTTCCTGTCACCACCATATTGTTACTTTGAGTTGCAGGAAGAACATCGTGTATACGCTCCAAATGTGAATCCATCTTTACTGCAGTTGGAATACTTGGCTTATTTGGACTTGAGCGGAAATCATTTCAATTCAAGTCCAATACCAAGCTTCATTGGTTCTATGCAACGTTTGAGGTATCTTTCTCTCAGGTACTCTTCTTTTGGTGGGAGGATTCCGAATAGCCTTAGAAATCTCAAGAACCTGCACCTACTTGATCTCAGTGAAAATCATTTTGACGCCAGTAACATCACTTGGCTTTCTCAACTTCACTCACTCAAACACCTTGACTTGAGTTATATTGACTTGGGGAACACACGTGATTTGTTCCAGGTACTCAACATGCTTCCTTCCTTGTTAAATCTTAGCTTGTCGGGCTGTGGACTTGAAGACTCCCTCATTCCTCTCGGTGCTAATTTCCAAAACTTGACATCTCTTGTCCATCTTTATCTTTCAGATAATGAGCTTCATGGTCCACTCCTTGATGCTTTCAGAAACTTGTCTTCCATTGAATACCTCTATCTTTCATACAATGGGATCCACGGTCCAATTCCTGATGGTGTGTTTCAGAGCATGCCATCACTCGAGTATCTTGGTCTTGCGGGTAATGAGCTAAGTGGTCCAATTCCGTCCTGGTTTCGTAACTTTGAGAAGCTTACATTTCTTGATCTTTCATACAATGGGCTTCATGGTCCAATTCCTGATGGTGTGTTTCAGAGCATGCCATCACTCGAGTATCTTGATCTTGCGGATAATGAGCTAAGTGGTCCAATTCCTGATGGTGCACTACAAAACATGTCATCACTTgtatctcttcatctttcaaggAATAGGCTCAGCGGTCCGATTCCTGAGGCTTTTCGAACCATGACTTCCATTAAATCCCTTTACCTTAATGACAACAATATCACTTCAATTCCATCATGGTTTGTTGAGTTAAAGACACTTCTCTACCTTGGCCTTTCATCAAATGAATTTACTACAACCAAATGTTCGCTTTCATCAATTCTCAGTAACATGTGTCATCTAAAGGGGTTATATTTCTCAGGGAACAAGTTCCGAGAAGAATCAATTGCAAAGTACCAATTATCTGGATGCAACAAATATGATCTAGAGGTATTGCATTTGTCTAATAATGAGATCAGTGGTCGCTTGCCAACTTGGTTGGGGCAACTTGTGAATTTAGAATATCTTGATCTCAGTTCAAATTTTTTCTCTGGACCCATTCCCTTATCTCTAGGAAAACTATCAAAGTTGAGATACCTAGACATGTCAAAAAATAAGTTGGATGGGGGAGTCCTTCCTGATAATATTGGACAACTTGTCAATTTAACAAACTTGGATATTTCTTCCAATAATTTTGTTGGTGTTATTCCTCAAACTCTGGGAAAACTTGTAAACCTACAAGGTCTTGACCTTTCAAACAATTCTTTTCATGGTCTCGTTCCTCAAAGTCTCAATCAACTTGTCTATTTAAATCTCGCCAACAACCAAATCAGCGGTTCACTTCCAAAAAATATTGGATATACAATGCCCTCTTTGTGGAACTTATTACTTGGAAATAACCACTTAAATGGTTCAATACCAATCTCTTTATGTGAAACTGTGTTTTACAACCTTGACCTTTCAAAGAACAACTTATCTGGTGAAATCCCAAATTGTGGGAAAAATCATCGACAAGCTTGGGAAGAAATAAATTTGTCATCAAACAAATTATCTGGGGTGATCCCAACCTCTCTATGCCAAACTAATCCAGCGAGACTTGTCCTTTCAAAGAACAATTTATCTGGTGAAATTCCAAATTGTTGGAAGAACGATGAACAGTGGGTAGAAATAGATTTGTCATCAAACAAATTATCTGGTGGGTTTCCAAGCTCATTTGGGAATCTTTCCCCATTGGAATGGTTGCATTTAGACAATAACATGCTCAAAGGTGAACTTCCAGTGTCTTTGAGAAATTTGAAGAATTTGTTGATTTTGGATCTTGGTGAGAATCAATTTTCAGGGAGCATACCACCATGGACTACAAACACATTTCCTTCACTGCAGATTCTTAGACTGCGGCAAAACATGTTGAGTGGTAGCATTCCTTCACAATTATGCCAACTTACATCACTGCAAATTTTGGACCTTTCTCGTAACAAATTAGAAGGTTCAATTCCTCGGTGCATAGGAAATCTTCAAGGAATGACTAGTAAAAAATCATTAGACGATTTTAGTGTGGTGGACTCGGCTGGTGCACCTGTTGAATGGTCCCCTGAAGCCGTAAAAGAAGTCATAAAAGGAGCTGAACGCGAGTACATCAAAATCTTGAAGCTTTTAGTCAACATGGACTTGTCAGAAAACAATTTGGTTGGATCCATTCCTAATGGAATAACCAGGCTCACAGGATTGCATGGCTTGAATCTGTCAAACAATCATTTGAAAGGAGAGATCCCTGAGATGATAGGGGAGATGAAATCAATTGAGTCTTTGGACCTATCTAATAACCATCTGTCAGGCACAATTCCAAATAGCATGTCTGCTTTGACTTCATTGAGCCATTTAAACTTATCACACAATAATCTTTCAGGACCAATTCCTAAAGGTAACCAACTTTTAACTCTGGATGACCCATCTATTTATGCTGAAAACCCTTATCTTTGCGGATCTCCACTCCCAAAATGTCCTGGTGATATTTCACATCAAGCTCCTAATAGCAAAAATGACGAAGATGAAGATGACAAGAAAGATAAGGTGGAAAAATTATGGTTCTACTTTGTCATAGCAGTTGGCTTTGCAACTGGTTTTTGGGGAGTTATTGGCACATTATTGTTCAAGAAGAATTGGAGGCATGCTTACTTCAGATGGGTGGAAGATGTAGCTGACAAGATTTATGTGGCAGTTGTGATCAAAGTTGCAAAGCCAATGATGAGAAACCACACTCACGG ATGA